GGGCGCGGGGCGCCCCTTCCCCGGGCAGGTCTCGTGGCCGCGCCCCAGCCAGTGGCCGACCTCGTGGTTGACGATCAGCGCCCGGTACTCCGACACGGGCCCGTCGAACTGCGGCGAACCGAGCTGCCAGCGCTTCAGGTTGACCATCACCTTCTCGCCGCCCCGGCAGTTGACCTCGCCGCGCGTCCTCAGGCCGTACTCGCCGCAGATCCGGTCCGTCGTCGCCGGGGTGGCGATCTTGATCACCAGCCCGGCCGGTCCGCCGGCGACCTGACGGAACGTGTGATCGCCGTCGTGGCTCCAGCCGCGCGGATGGGCGAGAACGGCGGCTATCTCCTCGGCGGCCCGGTCGGGGTCGACGCCGCTGCCGTCCTCCACCTCGACCCGGTAGGCGCTGCCCCTGCCCTTCGCGTCGACTCCCGCACGGGCCACGGTGAACGTGCCGGGACCCGAGGCGGGGATGTCCTCGGCCCGGACGTCGCCGTCCTTCCCGTCCGAGGCCGAGGCGGTCGCGGAGGGGGACGGCGGGGGAGTGGACGGAGGAGGGTCCTCCAGCGGCTCCGACGCGTTGTCCGGTCCGCCCGCCGGGGCCGTCCGGGACGAGTCCGGCGCCGACGCGTCCGCCGGGCCGCCCCCGCCCTCCCAGGGACGGCCGACCAGCAGGGCCGTGCCCGCGACGGCCACGAGGGCCAGCACGGCGAGCGAGGCCGCCCGGCGCCGGTCGCGGCGTCTGCGCCGCACCAGCGAGCGGGCCGACGACCGCGCGCGGCCCGGTGCGGGGGCAGGGGCCCGGGGCGGCGGCACGCGCAGCCGGAACGTGTCCTCGTCGCGGTCCGGTTCGCCGTACGCGCGCGGCAGGGTGCCCGTGGGCCGGCGGCGCGTCACGAGGCGGCCCCGCTCAGCGGCACCGGGTTCGCGTCGGCGTACGCGATCAGCT
The nucleotide sequence above comes from Streptomyces sp. NBC_01116. Encoded proteins:
- a CDS encoding DUF3152 domain-containing protein, producing MTRRRPTGTLPRAYGEPDRDEDTFRLRVPPPRAPAPAPGRARSSARSLVRRRRRDRRRAASLAVLALVAVAGTALLVGRPWEGGGGPADASAPDSSRTAPAGGPDNASEPLEDPPPSTPPPSPSATASASDGKDGDVRAEDIPASGPGTFTVARAGVDAKGRGSAYRVEVEDGSGVDPDRAAEEIAAVLAHPRGWSHDGDHTFRQVAGGPAGLVIKIATPATTDRICGEYGLRTRGEVNCRGGEKVMVNLKRWQLGSPQFDGPVSEYRALIVNHEVGHWLGRGHETCPGKGRPAPAMMQQIDGLKGCVANAWPYDAKGRYLGGPKVP